In Aedes albopictus strain Foshan chromosome 3, AalbF5, whole genome shotgun sequence, the following are encoded in one genomic region:
- the LOC134289578 gene encoding uncharacterized protein LOC134289578, with protein MRSTIPTALNWGTEWALVSTAQTQNYTTASRRSARFSRPKQQESSRPSHITAPRDGAVLVVTDSNSAISAIDNIKAKHPFIQGIQAALDAAEHRTVLMWVPGHCGIRGNERADVLAGIGRNSPYLTRKIPADDAKKWVIDTIRQAWANEWWRNRTLFLRKAKPSIEPGEDLPNRRDQIILSRLRTGHTRASHNMAAGNSGFRRQCENYDTPNTVEHFLCVCPALGSDTRSSRRKISGYSLQPSGRRPTGSR; from the exons CGACGGCTCTAAACTGGGGGACCGAGTGGGCATTGGTGTCCACGGCACAAACCCAGAACTACACCACCGCCTCCCGGCGGAGTGCTCGGTTTTCTCGGCCGAAGCAGCAGGAATCTTCCAGGCCATCACACATCACAGCACCAAGGGACGGTGCCGTACTGGTGGTAACCGACTCTAACAGCGCCATCTCCGCCATCGACAACATAAAGGCCAAGCACCCTTTCATCCAGGGCATCCAGGCGGCCCTAGACGCTGCCGAGCATCGGACGGTACTGATGTGGGTCCCCGGGCACTGCGGAATCCGCGGCAACGAACGCGCCGATGTCCTGGCCGGCATTGGCCGGAACAGCCCCTACCTCACCCGGAAAATCCCAGCGGACGATGCCAAGAAATGGGTCATAGACACCATCCGACAAGCCTGGGCCAACGAGTGGTGGCGGAATCGGACCCTCTTCCTACGGAAGGCAAAACCAAGCATAGAACCCGGAGAAGATCTCCCTAACCGGCGGGACCAGATCATCCTGTCCCGACTCAGGACGGGACACACAAGAGCATCCCACAACATGGCCGCCGGAAACTCCGGCTTCCGCCGGCAATGTGAAAACTACGACACCCCTAACACGGTAGAGCACTTCTTGTGCGTCTGCCCGGCACTTGG GTCGGATACCCGTAGCAGCAGGAGAAAGATCAGCGGGTACTCTCTGCAACCGTCGGGGCGCCGTCCAACCGGAAGCCGGTAG